From the genome of Phycisphaerae bacterium:
CCGCATGCGCCGCCGTTTGTGCGCGGCGTGGTGAATCTTCGCGGCGAGGTGGTCACGGTCGTTGACCCACGAGTCATTCTAGGACTTCCCATCACGGAGGTCTCGGCAACCAGCCGGACCGTGATCGTGCGTCACAGAGGCGAGCAGATTGGCCTGCTGGTCGATCGAATCGCGGACGTCGTCCGCATCTCGGCAGGCGAGATGGAGCCCCCGCCGGCCAACGTGAGTGGTGTGGAGGGGCGCTTCTTCAAAGGAGTCTACAAGCTGCAGACGGAGTTGTTGATCGTTCTGGATGTGGAGACCGCCTTGTCTGCGCCGGCCAGTGATCGTCAGGCGTAGCGATCGAGGAATGGTCTCATGATGGGGCGGGGTGAGCCCGCCGTGCCGGAGACATGCTGGAACCGCGGGTCACGTTACCAGGTACGGGCCAGCCATGGACAATCGCAGAGAAAGCAGGAACAGACATGAAACTTCAGAACAAACTGACCGGAACAAGTGTGGGCCTGATGCTCCTGTCGGTGGCCGTGGTCGCGGCCATCGCGCTGTGGGCA
Proteins encoded in this window:
- a CDS encoding chemotaxis protein CheW, translated to MNTATLTPPRNLAQEMEYATFYVGEILLGVDIGQMEEINRQLEVTVVPHAPPFVRGVVNLRGEVVTVVDPRVILGLPITEVSATSRTVIVRHRGEQIGLLVDRIADVVRISAGEMEPPPANVSGVEGRFFKGVYKLQTELLIVLDVETALSAPASDRQA